One Paramisgurnus dabryanus chromosome 9, PD_genome_1.1, whole genome shotgun sequence genomic window, TCtgcttatatttattacaatgTGGCAACTAACATCAAAGGTACATCCACcttataatacatttgtatcTTAAGTATCTGAAGGAGAAAAAAACTAGTTCAAGAAAAAGTTAAAAACTGGCAAAATAATATGTaaagtaaattacattaaaaagaTTTTATTTCACCAGACCCTTTTGTTGGCTGTCCAGGGCTGGACCATAGTTCACTCTCCCACAGTTCTCAACAAGCAAACCCAAGGTCATCTCACCCTGTACACAATCAAAATAATCATAAAATAACAtcaaccaaatgcataaatgtaaatccaaACTAGGGCTGGCCGATGTTGACCAAAATTCATACTTTTGTCATTTTGGGATGAACACACGGTATCTCTCTATATTTTCAACAAAGTGGGAAAAATCTAACCAGGCAGGTCAAAAAAAGTGAGATTTCAAAAtgactttttattaaaatggcgtatgatgaaaataaaatgcaaatacaGGGTTTTCCTTCATATCCATTCCATATGCAAGCTTGGTTGGAAAGCGTATGTCTGCCatgtcgaaagggtttatgataaaagagacactcacgttcACAAAGTACTCGCAATTTAACACTAAACTTTGATTACACAAGAGATTAAAGGTGAAAAATGCTAAcagtagccgcctagcaatgaaatcccgatcccaccctccagtcatatcgccatccaaagtcacgcctctttcaaaacacatgaacacgcacagatacatttctacaaatacatttaaacaacttaacatagtgattgctatgaggatgtgaggagacttttaaccagcataactaaaaatgtttcaggatccaATGTGTTACCCTGCCTTTATGCGAGTTTTTTTCAAACGCAAggatctcttttatcataaacccctctGAAGCGTGCAgcaggcatttattttgacatgacgtgtgatgcacataggttcacatgacgtgccaaacacatattttgacatcacgagccacacacatgatggttTCAATACATGTTATGAGGAGCTTCGCATTCATGCGCcctcaaaaaagaagtcaccggccccCACTGAATACAGATATATTATAAAAACTCATATACCATTCAAACTACTCAAATGAAAGCTAAAATAGTCCTTTAACGTTTATACCTTAATATGAGATATTTTAACCTTCTGAGTCCTATAGTCCAAAACACCAATGAGTTCTCTGTCAATAAACACCTTTAAAAGATACCAGATcagttaaaataacacattcttcattgatttacattttaaatcgCTCAGTGTTTATTATTTGTTATCTTTATCCATAATAATATGAAACGTGGGCCAAGGTGGATAAAAATGATCTTACAAGAGCTCTGTCTCGGACATGGTTCCTAGAGTTGAGTTCTCCACCGGAATAAATGTCTGTTTCATAGAGAGTATAACCATAGGACTGACCATTGTTGTGATTTGCTGGAAGGTTCTCCATGCTGATGGGATCATCTGCTCTGAAATGCTATTGGATGAAAAGAGCATAGTCATGTGTCGAAAACACATTGTTCATTGTTAAAAGCGCATAATAGTGGAAATCCTACCGTTTCCGCACACTGAAGAGTCTCCCATAGGGAAATGTAATGTGTTACAAACACCGGCTCCAATGATCTCCTGCTCTGTATGGGTGGTGGCTCTGAAAAGGGCTCATCTGTTTATAGATAGAGCGAAATTAAAACTCCaccaatattaattaattttataccacggggctaatgctttattctgattggttgagaaatgtttcacagatatgcattattttttgataaacgcacacctaacctgtcaatgtcttaaaataaccaccagagcaatgttatgtggtaaccatggtataagtggaataatGGACTAATAATGGAATAATGgtcttttgaattatttgaaaataatacacATCCGCTGTGTAAAGGCACTCTGCTTCATGCCGCAATACCACCTTgcgtgtgcattattttcgaataattcaattGCCCATTGTTCTTGTACGTTTAAACAAAAAGGAGTAAAGTATAGAAACATACTGCTGTAGGTGCTCAGCAGGTTCCTCAAGAGATGATATTTGACCGTGTAATCACCACACTCTGTTAATGGAGCATCATAATCTACAATAGAAGGAACATAAAAGAGAATTCACCCAAATATTTCCACATAAGCCCTGTGATCATGACGGTTAAAGAAACACCGAACCGTAGCTGCTCGTCTGTGGTTCGTAGGTGCCAAAATCAATTGCTCCGTTCATGAAACCAAAGCTGGTTCCTCCATGAAACATATAAAAGTTGATGGAGACACCACGATCCAGAAGTTCCCGTACTGTAGAGATCATTTCTGTCACAACATACAGATGCATTTCAAAGCAGAAATGAATTCAGACTATTATAGAGAGAAGTAGACCATACAGTGGGTATGGATAATTTGTCATACAtagacatttcattaattgtgtCACAAATACACTATAATGTAAATTTGATCAGGTAGAACGCTGTCATGTTTAAATCACATACCTTGTGCATCAAAAACATGATGAGCTTCTCCCCACACATCAAACCAACCGGACCAATACTCCATCACCAGCAGCGGCTTCTGCGGCTTTAACACAAATGTGTGAATCTCTCATTAttcaaaaaaatgtgttttcttgaAGGGTTTTTCTTCTCTCAAAGCAGATACGCAGATGTCAGATCATTTGACTTAAATGTAGAGTCACTTGtcaatgtaaataaatgattcaAATTTTCAATAAAAGAAATATTACTTTACTGACCTGTAATTCTGCTAGATACTGTACACCACCATAAGACAGTTTCTGTAGATTGACTGCCTGCAAAACTTTTTATCACAAAATATaacatatattatatatatagcatatgtatattgACATATGGggtggttttccggacagggattacacctagactaaaataaatgtaagagctgtccaaactgaaaacaacttgcactgacatgtcataaaatacatcagtgccctttgttttgccacAGAATGCTCACAAGTAattttttagtaaggcatgtttgttaaaactagttatatttcataattaaactaaagcCTAAAATAATCTCTGtacaggaaaccaccccataatctATGACAGAagatttcatttttaaagacTGAAAATGATCAACAACTGCAAAGAAAAGTAACACTATGATATCTATATTAATACGTTCTAAATgtaaagttgtttatttattttttatttttttatttttattttattttagtctgaTTATTTTTGAGAATCAGCCCACAATATGTAAGTCAGTGCAGAATTCCCTGTCATCCCAAACTTTTTCTTTTAGCTGTAAAGACGTGAACATCCAGAAAGCATAAGAATCCCATTAATGGGAAATCCATAAAAATGATTTCCATAAGATACCTCCTTCCACCCCTCCACAATTTAACCCTTCCCGGTTGTCTGATGTCAGGAGAAGTTCCGAAATTCCCCGGGAGAGTAAAGCCTGTTTATGAAGAGAAACACATAGCTGCGTTTAGATTCAAATCATTGTATTGAAAGTATTGGCTTAATGATAAAGATTTGTACCTCTTTAATGAATGACAGGTACTGCTCATCTTTTGCATATGAACCGTATTCATTCTCTACTTGAACAGCAATAACAGGACCTCCTTTTTTAAACTGCAGGTGGAGAAGAGCAGACGCTGTCATGACTAGGATACACAaattaatgaaaacaagacaaccAAATGACAGGTGCTTTACCTGGAGTGGTACGATTTTCGGGATGAGTTCATCAAAGTATGAGTTCACAGCCGTTGTAAAACCAGAGTAAGTCGTTCTTAATTTTATATTCTTATCTCGAAGTAGCCAGCtgataaaaaaggaaaaaaacattGACTGGACCAGAGAACTACACAAACAAACCAGTGTTTGAATTAAGGGGGGGCTGGGGTGGCCCCGGACCCCCTGTAAAGCACAAAAGTCCCttgttttttattcaaattaaaatactacattaaTTCTTGTGTTGTGCATGCCACAATGCAATACTTTCCATTGTTTGTCCTAATATTTGTTGCAATAAACtaatccaaaagatttctgtctgaaataaatgtcaACTCTCGAGTGCGCTTGTTTTCTAGAGGAATTGACAGATTTTTATATTTAGGATTGGGTTACtggctttaaaatatttaacaggTGAGGTTCTGACCTTGGCAAACCACCCAAATCCCATTCAGCACAGATGTATGGCCCTGGACGAATAATAACCCATAGTCCAATTTCCTCTGCAAGACGAATGTACGCCCTTAAAACAAGCAGAAGCGTATGGATTAAATAGAAATTGTCACTTTTGAAACATAAAAGGAAATAATATTGTTAAACAGCAGTGTTACTTTTATGGCGTTGTTGTTGAAACCATTTGTGCTACCAATGTTTGTATTAGAATGTAGCTAAAATGCAATTTATAGAGACCACAAACGGGTGTGATTTAGTAAGAACCAACCAAGAATATCCTAAATATAAATACGTCTAAGTTCAGAAACAGTGCTCACTCCAAATCCAGCTGCTGATGAAACAGATAAACTCCTCTTTCAGGTTCATGCAGATTCCATGGTACATACCTGAAAGACAAAACTAATTCAATGCTTGAAGATTTGATCAGAAAAAATTGAATATATGTCAATGTCTTACGTGGTGAGAGTGTTGAGACCACAGGCCTTGAGTTTCAGCAGCCGGTCTCTCCAGTGCGCCCTCGGGACCCGAAAGTAATGGATTGATCCCCCCAGGATCCTAAATGGTGCTCCTCCTAAGGTGAAATGGGTTGAGTCTGCATTCAGTCCCTCTTTTACTGACATTATCTGCAAGAGCCACAAGAAAACTATAGTTTTATAATATTAACTGATGTATCAACAAAGTAAAAATTGATATAACTAAACAATAAGTCTTACCAATGGCATACAAAGCAGTGGTAGAGAAATGAAAGCGAGTGAAAGCAGTGAAGCTGTGACCACTGTACCAACTGAATCAATGAAGCAATGCCCAGAATGATTTAAGACAAAGCGAACAATGCAGGCTTTGttgtaaaacacaaacaaacatataCTGTAGTCCTACAGTGGTTGTGGTTTGGGATTTGAGaacttttaaacaaaagtaaaaacATATGATATAACCGTTTGATGtttcattttaacaaaattgtgAGAAAATGAGCTGTTGATTTAAGTGAAATAGTTCATGCAGTTTGGTTTGACTTAATATGTAGACTGTCAGAAATAATGGTACAAttggaatatatatatatatatattatagattatgtcttggatgctgtttgcatagattatgcgcAGTATCTAAGGTTTTAATCTAGTcctccattaatattttttcccgGTGCGCTGAAGGTCCTGCTGTTAAATACGCAACagctgcattgtaaatgtgtggcTGGCTGTGCTTATAGCGGACTCTTGCTATAGGTTAAAAGTCTTACTACGTTTGTTTTGCAATCATCGTCTGTCAAAaggttatttttattaaattgaaaaatataaaaagatggagAAGCCTAAATAAGCCCGAGGTCTACCCGCGTATCAGCTGTGACGTTAAAATTGGCCCGAAACCGACCCGAGGGGTGTAAAAAGTTCGGGCCTCGTCGGGCTTgggctgaaatgcagggctctaTACAGTCGCATtaattgagaaaaatctaatgcgtgctcatcatgaaagctctttacaaaataatatccaTCGGGGCTTTTGGTTCAAAGGCGTGGATATTTGGAGAAATATTGataaattttatatttacttaatagtaatatttattcaatttttagtCCAAACACGGCATACTATTAGCTGAAGTTGTTTTACTGATTTTCCAATAGTTTGTTCATAATTCATACgtgattatatgatattttgtGTCAGTATACAGAGTCAGTACTACATTTAACTACtacataaatgttttatacaatgtataatATGCAATATTCGTGGGTCCTGAATCTGATAATGCCAAATGTCTTGTTACCAGTAAAAAGTGTGGGGGGGGGCTCTAAGATTAtcttgtcccgggcccaggcaagactgtcagctggcctgctgataataaatacattattcatttaaagagtaactaaacccctggtgagagcgtgactccacccactgcaatatttgaaaaatgcaagaaaagtgggcagatcccaacgaagatagaggggacgaactaagctcgtatcaagtgtgtggtgagttcgtaacaagggcgtggtgagcttgaacctgcttacgtcacgagtcattttttggacccaacatccaataggaaaattcaactgcagtagccaccgttcaacctgaagagggcagcaatcagacgtttttacactatatattgtagtattgaaacactttatatccaaatgtcaaaaaaattactaaaatcaatgaacagcactaataaagcatcattcttacagatcatttactaaaaaaaagttggtttagggtttagttactctttaatttgtgtatgtaattattttaatcttgtcttcATATGTTCTctcaaaaaaatattggcaATCTTTGCcatatatgcatagctgttaattgtttcattcatttgcattcatttatttattccaccatggtaaatatattagaatgaagcctcttgcgctggaatgagcttccctcccatatacgattaaactgaaacttcattacgactgccactagggagagaactccgactgtcgtttccgtatgtcgtgtgcagtggaaaggcggctttagGAAGTTACATTAATTATGAAGCGGCTGTGTGAATGCATATCCCATCTCATAGCATTATTAAACAGGTAAATTATTTCTAAATAGGCAAACTTACTGTGCCTTAAGTTTAAGTatctgttttttcctatttttttttcCGACTAGCATAACTTTCAAATGGCTGGTaacataaaagaaaaacatttagcaTAAGGCTGTAAGGATTTAGGCAGTGGTGTAGTGCAGGGTAGCCTATATGCAGGTATATAGAGTAAACCCAGTTCTTTATTAGATGGCATGGTGTATACCCACTTCCAAATTCTAAACATTGATTAATAATATTCATTTCATGATGGTCCTTATGCTGAGAAGTCAAGCAGCAGATGTTGACGATACTGGGCCAATTTTGCAGTGAACTAAAGACTAGACTAGTCTTCCATGTCACTACAGGCCAATTGGCATTCAACCTTAGCTGGCCCACTTGTGTGCATAGTTTGCATAGTTATACCCACTTCTCCATGCACCACTGAATTTAGgcttatatataaacataactgcgaaaaataaaaatgtaacaaaaatcTAGCCTTTATAATTACCTCAAACATACGGAGAGGGGCAGCGCTCCAATTTATAGCGTTCCCACCTGACTTGACGGAATCTTAAAGCATGGCGTCAGCTAAGTTACCAGGGATTTTGATAAACAGAGTTGGGAGAAGAAAAAACCCGAGATTGACATTACTCGAAATGTCTTAGCCCAAAAACAAGCGGGTGATTCGGACACTGAGGCGTCGGATGTGCAGCGGGCGCCATCTTCAGCCGAGAAGCGGAAATTCATTcaagtggacagaaaaaaagaccagcataagctagTGAGCTTTAGGGATGCACACAGTGAATTGAtacttgtttgcttgttatcaggCCATACCGaccttaaaataaaattgtacatgcatgtaggATCTGCAGAATTTAATTGTgtaattatttaaaacaatgataTTAGCTTTGTGAAATAAGGCTAAAATGAAACATCTGCACAAAAAAGAAACACTAGACGGGCTGAATAAAACTGCAAATTCTCTTTCTGACAGTAGATGGCGCAAGTGACAGAAATATAGCCACTCTACACAAAGAATACTGTATAGACTGtgtcagcagtaacaacataaacaaacaaagtgTTTTGTGTACAAAAGCGGTTTCTGCTGTTCACACACTGACAGATATGACAGATTTAAGTCACATAAGCAAAAATGTAGTCTCAGGgggccctgtttacacctgtatttagctcatccacttgtgatatGATTTACCAAAATGCATCCTaaaaccaggtgtaaacggCCTGAGACAACATTCACACTGCAGTCAAAATCATATTTTTTGCTCATGTGACTTCTGTCAGTGTGTGTGAACAGCAGACATGTAATCAGATTTTTTCAATTCTGATTTGAGCCACTTTCATGTGGTTCTAAAACGGAAGTCAAATGTTTTTGCAATCTGTATCCAGACGTTCCGATCATGCGATTGTTCTCCAGATATGTTTGCTCAATAGCTGCTCACATGATTCTTCTAGACATTATCTAATGTTTATCAGGTGACTACAGTAGTGCTTCCTTTCTGTACATAATGTGAAGTCTGTCTAATAAACTTTGGTCCATGTTTGAATGGCATTTGATGTCAGTGTCTTCATAGCCCCTGATATATATCAGAACTTTCTGTTGCTCAGCTCAGACCTCCAGACTACGAAAAACATATTCCTAGACCTGATTAGGAATTTGATTCTAACAACTATAACAAACAGATGTTGCCTTTAGTTTCTTGATTTAGTGACTATCCTGATCTATTTATACCCTTTAAAGGAAAATGTAAATGCTTTACTACTAAAATAAGATTCTCATGATTCTTCAGCAGTCAATACACCAAATAAACCCCACTGCAGACTACAACATTGTCTACTCTTTTGGTTGTATTGCATCGAATTTGCATTGTTTTGGCAAGTATGATATCACCTGCTATCATCAAGttatttataaagtttaaaatctggatatttttcttacaatattGCAGTGATTACCcacaaaagacctttattaacccactggagaCGTGTGGATgatttctgtgaaggatgaatgaactttttgggcttcaaagtcagaagttggAAAACCAAGGagttttactaaaataactccagatggttcatctgaaagatgatggacatgtgtatctcggattgctcaagagtaagtaaatcatggggACAGTATCAGCTGACATATATACTGTGACATCATCCCTCACCAGAGTACCCTTATTTACACGGCAAAAAAAGGACTTTcttattttgtttgtgttttgttttcagtacaaaaaaatataaaaattcttaaaccAAGATGcaagaccaaaaatatacaatttaagtaacaagcaaaaaaataaaataaaaataagttattacttttttcttaaacattttctacataaaaaatagttttgcttgttttaagagCAAATTCGcctaaattttatatttttggtctaaaatcaaattaattgttattaataaaatctaggtaattttgctcatcaagaaaatgtatCTTTACTCTAAAAACAAAAGTGGTTTACTGgctcatagaggaaccattttaagtgccatatagcacctataGCACTTGtctagaaccatattgtgctatatagaaccatatctggtgcttTAGTGATGCTATATCACTCCCGGATGGTTCTTCATAgatgctatatagcactaaaaatggttccacTATTAttagcttttagtgctatttagcactaaCTTTTTTCGAGTgatgtaagaatttttagatatttgtactgaaaacaagacaaaaatccaaagtaagaaagtaattttttacagtgaaatgaCCCCTTTCTTTCTGATGCAGACAAAGTGAAAGCAGGGCAGCAATTTGTTTTTGATAATGCTGTTCATTACGACTATGGCCCATTCAAGGAGGCCTTGATCTACGTCATTAATGTAACAAAGACATGTTGCTAATGTTATGTGTATGAGATCATCTGTTTAAATCCAACTTGTAAGCTCTTAAGTTTACTATAAATACAGGGAATAGATATAAATGTCAACTGGGCTGTTACCATTAAAAAATGCCTTTCATTTTGTTTACTGTcatcatatttttattacacAGTAAACACAGAACtgttttgtgaaaataaatattttttttgctgaaAAACAGGAAATGCTTCATGACAAAACAAGtagaaacataaacaaagtgagtctttttttaatgacctttaaagataaatatatgctttctaaaaattatattttataaaaatgtttaattcttaTTAAACCCCCTCTGAGTTGAGAACATCAGGTAAAATAACTCATAAAACCTACCTGAACAACAATGCAACATAAAACATATCAATAATATTTATCCAGTCCAGTCCTATGCCATGTGGCTGTTGAATgatttattctgattggttaagaaaagtatgcattattttttgacaAATGCACACTTGACCTATCAAgtttcttaaaataaccaccagagcaatgtccaGTCATTCGCTTCGCATTGTACCGCATTACCACATTGggtgatattttttttttaataattcaacagccTGTCTTCAATTATTACTTACATGACACAATACTGCAGTAATGGCTTGTTTTTGCCACCAGCTGCAGAGTTTAATCTCTGTGTGCTAGTACTTTAACAACATTTACTATTTTGGAAAGGTCAGTCACCCTTTGTGAATGTTAGTGAAAAAATTAGTGAAAAAACAACCTCCTCGATTTTCTCGAACACACTTTCCACTCTGCCTTCTTCATCTCTGTGTCTATGAAAAGGAAACATCTCGTGTATATATTAAAtagttatatatttattacatttttaaggtcACACAGGTAATTGGTGATCCATGTGGTGTGGGAATAGCAAATAATAGTGAGCTTTGTCCCTGAGTTCCAATGGCCTTCCTCTCTGGGGAACACTGACAAATTAGTATTGCCAGTGCAGGCTGTGGCAGGTTAACTTGCAACagatgaaaatatttattgcaACGTTTCGATACCTGAGGAAGATCTTGTGATCGAAACGTcgcaataaatattttcatctGCAATTATTACAAATCATTATTACTTATCCTGTGCGAATAGGGCTTTAGAGAGATTGGCTCAACAGTAAAATGACTTTGGATGTTGTTTATGTGCTATCGAACTGGGGTGGACAAACAACAATTAAGAGCACCACAA contains:
- the glb1l2 gene encoding beta-galactosidase-1-like protein 2 isoform X1, with the translated sequence MPLIMSVKEGLNADSTHFTLGGAPFRILGGSIHYFRVPRAHWRDRLLKLKACGLNTLTTYVPWNLHEPERGVYLFHQQLDLEAYIRLAEEIGLWVIIRPGPYICAEWDLGGLPSWLLRDKNIKLRTTYSGFTTAVNSYFDELIPKIVPLQFKKGGPVIAVQVENEYGSYAKDEQYLSFIKEALLSRGISELLLTSDNREGLNCGGVEGVLQAVNLQKLSYGGVQYLAELQPQKPLLVMEYWSGWFDVWGEAHHVFDAQEMISTVRELLDRGVSINFYMFHGGTSFGFMNGAIDFGTYEPQTSSYDYDAPLTECGDYTVKYHLLRNLLSTYSNEPFSEPPPIQSRRSLEPVFVTHYISLWETLQCAETHFRADDPISMENLPANHNNGQSYGYTLYETDIYSGGELNSRNHVRDRALVFIDRELIGVLDYRTQKVKISHIKGEMTLGLLVENCGRVNYGPALDSQQKGLVGDITLDDVPLKKFTMHCLDMKPGYINRVETLKWVSVGKKPSYPAFFRGSLVVDEPTDTFVKLPNWSKGVVFVNGQNLGRHWSVGPQKALYLPGSWLRQGDNQIIIFEEFKAAETIQFAENPEYGKIIDVSRQPFCTLM
- the glb1l2 gene encoding beta-galactosidase-1-like protein 2 isoform X2, producing the protein MPLIMSVKEGLNADSTHFTLGGAPFRILGGSIHYFRVPRAHWRDRLLKLKACGLNTLTTYVPWNLHEPERGVYLFHQQLDLEAYIRLAEEIGLWVIIRPGPYICAEWDLGGLPSWLLRDKNIKLRTTYSGFTTAVNSYFDELIPKIVPLQFKKGGPVIAVQVENEYGSYAKDEQYLSFIKEALLSRGISELLLTSDNREGLNCGGVEGVLQAVNLQKLSYGGVQYLAELQPQKPLLVMEYWSGWFDVWGEAHHVFDAQDYDAPLTECGDYTVKYHLLRNLLSTYSNEPFSEPPPIQSRRSLEPVFVTHYISLWETLQCAETHFRADDPISMENLPANHNNGQSYGYTLYETDIYSGGELNSRNHVRDRALVFIDRELIGVLDYRTQKVKISHIKGEMTLGLLVENCGRVNYGPALDSQQKGLVGDITLDDVPLKKFTMHCLDMKPGYINRVETLKWVSVGKKPSYPAFFRGSLVVDEPTDTFVKLPNWSKGVVFVNGQNLGRHWSVGPQKALYLPGSWLRQGDNQIIIFEEFKAAETIQFAENPEYGKIIDVSRQPFCTLM